From the genome of Triticum aestivum cultivar Chinese Spring chromosome 3B, IWGSC CS RefSeq v2.1, whole genome shotgun sequence, one region includes:
- the LOC123067667 gene encoding obtusifoliol 14-alpha demethylase-like encodes MYVMDWAAASTTLFSVVLCSIIIVVAAKVLKAKNKLCNHVCTRPLPPVVNVLALIPPLLNKGLQATIQDLYTKFGSVFTINLLGPKVTLLIGPEVSAHFFQGLDSEISWGNLLEFTVPMYGQEVGFGVDTATRNEHSNFIIQALQPSKLRSHVDPIFQEVEAYFAKWGQDGTVDLKHELEQVLMLTSSRWLLADTVRHQMIPTEIYSLLHELENGATIISFLFPYIPTPANRRRDKAHIKLKEIFSAAVRSRSQAQEDALQRLIDSKYKDGRPTTIAEISGMMIILISTSRHTSSHTSIWTGARLLSNTKFLMAAVEEQKHIIIKYGNRIDYKALLEMDTLHNCIKEALRMHPALPVLFRKAQKTFKVHTKEGKEYDIPGGHNVTIPTVFNSKLPYIYKDPGVYDPDRFSPGRQEDKVGGKFSYTSFGGGRHICPGMAFAYLQIKLIWSHLLRNFELKLMSPFPKADWSKITPEPKGKVMISYKRRQLH; translated from the exons ATGTACGTTATGGACTGGGCAGCTGCTAGCACCACATTATTCTCAGTAGTTCTTTGTTCAATAATAATTGTGGTAGCCGCCAAGGTTCTAAAAGCAAAAAACAAGTTGTGTAATCATGTGTGTACACGACCACTTCCTCCTGTGGTGAATGTCCTAGCTCTCATACCTCCGCTTCTTAACAAGGGCTTGCAAGCTACGATCCAGGATCTATACACAAAGTTTGGCAGTGTGTTCACCATAAACTTGCTTGGACCCAAGGTGACCCTGTTGATTGGACCGGAGGTGTCAGCTCATTTCTTTCAAGGGCTGGACTCAGAGATTAGCTGGGGTAATTTGTTGGAGTTCACCGTTCCAATGTATGGTCAAGAGGTTGGGTTTGGGGTAGACACCGCGACTCGCAATGAACACTCAAACTTCATTATTCAAGCACTACAGCCATCCAAGTTGAGGAGCCATGTTGATCCCATATTTCAAGAAGTGGAG GCCTACTTTGCAAAGTGGGGACAAGATGGCACAGTTGATCTTAAACATGAACTTGAGCAGGTGCTCATGTTGACCTCTAGTCGGTGGTTACTAGCAGATACGGTTCGGCATCAAATGATACCAACTGAAATCTATTCATTGCTTCATGAACTTGAGAACGGGGCAACCATCATCAGTTTCTTATTCCCATATATTCCAACACCGGCAAACCGCCGACGTGACAAGGCACACATCAAACTGAAAGAAATATTCTCTGCCGCAGTTAGGTCACGCAGCCAAGCACAGGAGGATGCATTACAGAGGCTAATTGATTCCAAGTACAAGGATGGTCGCCCCACGACCATAGCAGAAATCTCTGGTATGATGATCATCCTCATTTCTACTTCAAGGCACACGAGTTCTCACACTAGTATATGGACTGGAGCTCGCTTGCTGAGCAACACGAAGTTCTTAATGGCGGCCGTCGAGGAGCAAAAACATATCATTATTAAGTATGGAAACCGGATAGACTACAAGGCCTTGTTAGAGATGGATACCCTGCACAACTGCATAAAGGAGGCACTTAGGATGCACCCAGCGCTTCCAGTGTTATTTCGCAAGGCACAGAAGACATTCAAGGTCCACACCAAGGAAGGCAAGGAATATGACATACCAGGAGGTCATAACGTCACAATTCCGACCGTATTTAACAGTAAGCTGCCATACATTTACAAGGACCCTGGGGTGTATGACCCTGATCGGTTTAGTCCTGGGAGACAGGAGGACAAAGTTGGTGGCAAGTTCTCGTACACATCATTTGGTGGTGGAAGGCATATTTGCCCTGGGATGGCCTTTGCTTATCTGCAAATTAAACTGATATGGAGCCATCTTTTAAGAAACTTTGAGCTCAAGCTAATGTCTCCTTTCCCAAAGGCAGACTGGAGCAAGATAACTCCAGAGCCCAAAGGAAAAGTAATGATAAGTTACAAGAGACGTCAGCTGCATTGA
- the LOC123071531 gene encoding VAMP-like protein YKT61, which translates to MKITALVVLKPSAGGAGGSSSSGGQGSEALVLANATDVSHFGFFQRGAAREFIVFVARTVAQRTQPGQRQSVQHEEYKVHSHNRNGLCVVAFMDDHYPVRSAFSLLNKVLDEYQKAFGDAWKAATADSTQEWPFLMEALTKFQDPAEADKLTKIQRDLDETKIILHKTIENVLQRGERLDSLVEKSSDLSAASQMFYKQAKKTNSCCTIL; encoded by the exons ATGAAGATCACGGCGCTCGTCGTGCTGAAGCCGTCGGCGGGAGGCGCCGGGGGCTCCTCCTCCAGCGGCGGGCAGGGCTCGGAGGCGCTCGTGCTGGCCAACGCCACGGACGTCAGCCACTTCGGCTTCTTCCAGCGCGGCGCCGCCCGCGAGTTCATCGTCTTCGTCGCCCGCACCGTCGCCCAGCGCACCCAGCCCGGCCAGCGCCAGTCCGTCCAGCACGAAG AATACAAGGTTCACTCACACAACAGAAATGGCCTCTGCGTGGTGGCATTCATGGATGATCACTATCCTGTACGAAGTGCATTTTCTCTTCTGAATAAG GTACTTGACGAATACCAGAAGGCTTTTGGGGATGCTTGGAAAGCTGCCACAGCAGATTCCACTCAAGAGTGGCCTTTCCTGATGGAAGCTTTGACAAAATTTCAG GATCCTGCAGAGGCTGACAAGTTAACAAAAATCCAGAGGGACTTGGATGAAACAAAAATTATCCTA CATAAAACTATAGAGAATGTCCTTCAAAGAGGAGAGAGGTTGGATAGCTTGGTTGAAAAAAGCTCAGACCTGAGTGCTGCTTCACAG ATGTTCTATAAGCAGGCGAAGAAAACAAACAGTTGTTGTACTATACTTTGA
- the LOC123071530 gene encoding fructose-1,6-bisphosphatase, cytosolic, with translation MDHAADTFRTDLMTITRHVLNEQSRHPESRGDLTILLSHIVLGCKFVASAVNKAGLAKLTGLAGETNVQGEEQKKLDVLSNEVFVNALVSSGRTCVLVSEEDEKATFVDPKLRGKYCVCFDPLDGSSNIDCGVSIGTIFGIYMIKNQDTVTLEEVLQPGKDMIAAGYCMYGSSCTLVLSTGNGVNGFTLDPSLGEFIMTHPDIKIPPKGKIYSVNEGNAKNWDTPTAKYVEKCKYPTDGSSPKSLRYIGSMVADVHRTLLYGGIFLYPADKKSPSGKLRVMYEVFPMSFLMEEAGGQSFTGKGRSLDLIPTDIHERSPIFLGSSDDVEEIKALYAEEAKKEGSA, from the exons ATGGATCACGCGGCGGACACGTTCCGGACGGACCTGATGACCATCACGCGGCACGTGCTGAACGAGCAGAGCAGGCACCCAGAGTCGCGCGGCGACCTCACCATCCTCCTCTCCCACATCGTCCTCGGCTGCAAGTTCGTCGCCTCCGCCGTCAACAAGGCCGGCCTCGCCAAGCTCACCGGTCTCGCCGGCGAGACCAACGTCCAG GGGGAGGAGCAGAAGAAGCTGGACGTGCTCTCCAACGAGGTGTTCGTCAATGCCCTCGTCAGCAGCGGCCGCACC TGTGTTCTTGTGTCCGAGGAGGACGAGAAGGCGACGTTCGTGGACCCTAAGCTCCGTGGGAA GTACTGTGTCTGCTTTGACCCCctggatggctcctccaacatcgACTGCGGCGTCTCCATCGGAACG ATCTTTGGGATCTACATGATCAAGAACCAAGACACCGTGACTCTGGAGGAAGTACTGCAGCCTGGGAAGGACATGATTGCTGCTGGATACTGCATGTATGGGAGTTCCTGCACG CTTGTCCTGAGCACTGGAAATGGTGTCAACGGCTTCACGCTTGACCCTTCTCTTGGGGAGTTCATAATGACTCATCCAGACATCAAG ATACCGCCGAAAGGAAAGATCTATTCGGTTAACGAAGGGAATGCCAAGAACTGGGACACCCCTACTGCAAA GTACGTGGAGAAGTGCAAGTATCCCACGGATGGTTCATCACCCAAATCCTTGAGATACATTGGCAG CATGGTTGCCGATGTCCACCGCACCTTGCTATACGGCGGCATATTCCTGTACCCCGCGGACAAGAAGAGCCCGAGCGGAAAGCTCCG TGTGATGTATGAGGTGTTCCCCATGTCATTCCTGATGGAGGAGGCTGGAGGCCAGTCTTTCACAGGCAAAGGACGG TCGCTTGACCTGATCCCCACCGACATCCACGAGAGATCCCCGATATTCCTGGGCAGCAGCGACGACGTGGAGGAGATCAAGGCGCTGTACGCGGAGGAAGCCAAGAAGGAAGGATCTGCATGA